The following is a genomic window from Marinococcus sp. PL1-022.
TTTGGTATAAAAACACTGTTGGCGAATCTCCCGTCATGCTCATTTTGCCCTCGTATGTCTTCGCCCCGACAGCTAGGGGTTACGCAACACACCTTGCTGACCGCAAGGAGCAAAATGGAAAGCACATGCAAGGCTTGCCCAGGCTGTCTTTTACACAACCGTCATTATAACTTCTGGCTGATGGCAAGTCAATATGTTTTAACCTGAAAGAAGTGAACGTAAGTAAAAAAACTCTGTAGCGAATAAAAAAGCCGGGAAGCTTAAATTAAGCTTTCCCGACGGGGAGGTGAACTCTGGAAGGCTAACTTTTAATTGAAAACAGCCCGTGTTCAATTTCGTCAGCAAACTGACGCAGAAAAGACTCTTCCTGCTCCGAAAAACGGTTCAGTACAGGACTGTCAATGTCGAGCACGCCGTATACTTCCCCTTCAGGAGTGAACAACGGCACAACTATTTCTGACTGGCTGGCGGCGTCACATGCGATATGACCCGGAAAGGCGTGCACATCTTCCACGCGGACTGTCTGTTTTTTCTGGTGAGCGGTGCCGCAGACTCCTTTGCCCGGAGTGATGCGATTGCAGGCAGGCAGTCCCTGGAATGGTCCGAGAACGAGTTCATTTTCTGTTTCCTTCCAAATATAGAAGCCGACCCAGTTTACATTGGATAAAAATTGATTGAGCAGGGCGGAAGCGTTAGCTAAATTGGCGGTTTGATCATTCTCATCTGAAAATAATGCTTTCGCCTGCTGACATAGTGTTTGGTAGCTTTTCTCTAAAGATGAATCATAAGAAACCGGTTGAAAAGACATGAATATCCCTCTTTCATTGTCGTAGTTGCTTTCCTGTAAGAGCTGAAATGTCATTACTGCCTGCCAGCAGTCCCGAAGAAGCGTGGGCATCGGAACCGTATACAAGTGGTATA
Proteins encoded in this region:
- a CDS encoding GAF domain-containing protein; amino-acid sequence: MSFQPVSYDSSLEKSYQTLCQQAKALFSDENDQTANLANASALLNQFLSNVNWVGFYIWKETENELVLGPFQGLPACNRITPGKGVCGTAHQKKQTVRVEDVHAFPGHIACDAASQSEIVVPLFTPEGEVYGVLDIDSPVLNRFSEQEESFLRQFADEIEHGLFSIKS